The Maylandia zebra isolate NMK-2024a linkage group LG7, Mzebra_GT3a, whole genome shotgun sequence genome contains a region encoding:
- the snapc5 gene encoding snRNA-activating protein complex subunit 5 yields MLSRLQELKKEEETLLKIKVMLQDQLNRLKFEEGALKSIINAQTEEGTSQRLSPEPEVEVNLDDESEINRTKLLLNAAADYDMEEEEEEEEDEEEDEEGDEDDNELGFLPEEDEEEEDY; encoded by the exons ATGCTTAGCCGTCTGCAGGAGTTAAAGAAGGAAGAGGAGACTCTTCTAAAAATCAAAGTCATGCTACAGGACCAACTGAACAGGTTAAAG TTTGAAGAGGGGGCCCTGAAGTCTATTATTAATGCTCAAACAGAAGAAGGAACCTCTCAACGCTTATCGCCCGAACCTGAG GTTGAGGTTAATCTGGATGATGAAAGTGAGATTAATCGAACCAAACTCCTCTTGAATGCTGCGGCAGATTATGatatggaagaagaagaagaggaggaggaggatgaggaggaagatgaggagggggatGAGGATGACAACGAACTCGGATTTTTGCCtgaagaggatgaggaggaagaagattACTGA
- the lctlb gene encoding lactase-like protein isoform X2, translated as MLPRCAVGVCHVLMLVLCVSAAEDFDWTKNHHGSFYYGTFPAGFSWGAGGSAYQTEGAWDKDGKGLSIWDVFSHRKGKIQQNDTGDFSCEGYYKVKDDISLMKELRLNHYRFSISWPRLLPTGIKSDHVNEKGIQYYDHLINHLLENKITPIVTLYHWDLPQVLQEKYGGWQNISMVNYFNEFANLCFERFGDRVKYWITFNNPWSVAVEGYETGEHAPGLRLRGTGAYRAAHHIIKAHAKVWHTYDTQWRGKQKGLVGISLSGEWGEPVDISNQKDIEAAERYVQFHLGWFATPIFHGDYPQVMKDFIGRKSVQQGLGTSRLPTFSPQEKSYIKGTCDFLGIGHFTTRYITQKNNPSGRSSSNYFSDRDLAELVDPRWPDPGSEWLYAVPWGFRRLLNFVKTQYGNPMIYVTANGVSEKMLCTELCDEWRIVYYKDYINEMLKAIKDGVNVKGYTAWSLLDKFEWDEGFSERFGLYYVDFRNKNKPRYPKASVQFYKRIISFNGFPNQREVENWRRKAVETCSSSNQLLAADPLTSHMEMVTEIVVPTVCTLSILLSAIFLMFLLRRRN; from the exons ATGCTGCCCCGCTGTGCAGTCGGTGTGTGCCATGTGCTTATGTtggtgctgtgtgtgtctgcggcTGAGGACTTCGACTGGACAAAGAACCACCACGGCTCCTTCTATTATGGCACTTTTCCAGCTG gattTTCGTGGGGTGCCGGAGGTTCAGCCTATCAAACAGAAGGAGCCTGGGACAAAGATGGAAAAGGACTGAGCATCTGGGACGTGTTCAGTCATAGGAAAGGCAAGATCCAACAAAATGACACTGGGGATTTCTCCTGTGAGGGCTACTACAAAGTCAAG GATGATATTTCTCTGATGAAGGAGCTGAGGCTTAACCACTATCGTTTCTCTATCTCATGGCCTCGACTCCTTCCCACTGGCATAAAAT CTGACCATGTAAATGAAAAGGGAATACAGTACTACGATCACCTGATCAACCACCTACTGGAGAACAAAATCACTCCGATTGTTACTTTGTATCACTGGGATCTTCCACAG gtCTTGCAAGAGAAATATGGTGGATGGCAAAATATAAGCATGGTCAATTATTTCAATGAATTTGCTAACCTGTGCTTTGAGAGATTTGGCGACCGAGTCAAGTACTGGATCACTTTCAACAATCCATGG TCTGTAGCTGTTGAAGGTTATGAGACGGGGGAACATGCTCCTGGACTGAGGCTGAGGGGAACGGGAGCATACAGAGCTGCACATCATATCATTAAG GCACATGCTAAAGTTTGGCACACGTATGACACACAGTGGAGGGGGAAGCAAAAag GTCTGGTTGGCATCTCTCTGTCGGGGGAATGGGGAGAACCGGTGGATATCAGCAACCAGAAAGACATTGAAGCAGCTGAGAGATATGTCCAGTTCCACCTGGGATGGTTTGCCACACCGATCTTTCATGGCGACTACCCTCAAGTGATGAAAGACTTCATAG GGAGAAAGAGTGTCCAGCAGGGCCTCGGGACGTCTCGACTGCCCACATTTTCCCCTCAAGAGAAGAGCTACATAAAGGGGACCTGTGACTTCCTTGGCATTGGTCATTTCACCACCCGCTACATCacccaaaaaaacaacccatCGGGCCGTAGCAGCAGCAACTACTTTAGTGACCGTGACCTGGCTGAGCTGGTTGACCCAAGATGGCCTGACCCTGGTTCAGAGTGGCTCTATGCCGTGCCCTGGGGTTTTAGGCGTCTGCTCAATTTTGTCAAG ACTCAGTATGGGAACCCAATGATTTATGTGACTGCAAATGGAGTCTCTGAGAAGATGTTATGCACAGAGCTTTGTGATGAATGGAGGATAGTGTACTACAAAGACTACATCAATGAGATGCTTAAAG CTATCAAAGACGGAGTCAATGTGAAGGGCTACACTGCATGGTCGCTGCTGGACAAATTTGAGTGGGATGAAGGTTTCTCTGAGAGATTTGGCTTGTACTATGTGGActtcaggaacaaaaacaaGCCTCGCTATCCCAAAGCTTCTGTTCAGTTTTACAAACGCATTATCAGCTTCAATGGATTTCCCAATCAAAGAGAG GTTGAAAACTGGAGGCGAAAGGCAGTTGAGACGTGCTCTTCCAGCAATCAGCTTCTAGCTGCAG ACCCTTTGACCAGCCACATGGAGATGGTGACCGAGATCGTTGTTCCCACTGTGTGCACACTCTCCATTTTGCTCAGTGCCATCTTCCTCATGTTCCTGCTGCGGAGGCGTAACTAG
- the lctlb gene encoding lactase-like protein isoform X1, with amino-acid sequence MLPRCAVGVCHVLMLVLCVSAAEDFDWTKNHHGSFYYGTFPAGFSWGAGGSAYQTEGAWDKDGKGLSIWDVFSHRKGKIQQNDTGDFSCEGYYKVKDDISLMKELRLNHYRFSISWPRLLPTGIKSDHVNEKGIQYYDHLINHLLENKITPIVTLYHWDLPQVLQEKYGGWQNISMVNYFNEFANLCFERFGDRVKYWITFNNPWSVAVEGYETGEHAPGLRLRGTGAYRAAHHIIKAHAKVWHTYDTQWRGKQKGLVGISLSGEWGEPVDISNQKDIEAAERYVQFHLGWFATPIFHGDYPQVMKDFIGRKSVQQGLGTSRLPTFSPQEKSYIKGTCDFLGIGHFTTRYITQKNNPSGRSSSNYFSDRDLAELVDPRWPDPGSEWLYAVPWGFRRLLNFVKTQYGNPMIYVTANGVSEKMLCTELCDEWRIVYYKDYINEMLKAIKDGVNVKGYTAWSLLDKFEWDEGFSERFGLYYVDFRNKNKPRYPKASVQFYKRIISFNGFPNQREVENWRRKAVETCSSSNQLLAAEEQRSTAANILRLIHDPLTSHMEMVTEIVVPTVCTLSILLSAIFLMFLLRRRN; translated from the exons ATGCTGCCCCGCTGTGCAGTCGGTGTGTGCCATGTGCTTATGTtggtgctgtgtgtgtctgcggcTGAGGACTTCGACTGGACAAAGAACCACCACGGCTCCTTCTATTATGGCACTTTTCCAGCTG gattTTCGTGGGGTGCCGGAGGTTCAGCCTATCAAACAGAAGGAGCCTGGGACAAAGATGGAAAAGGACTGAGCATCTGGGACGTGTTCAGTCATAGGAAAGGCAAGATCCAACAAAATGACACTGGGGATTTCTCCTGTGAGGGCTACTACAAAGTCAAG GATGATATTTCTCTGATGAAGGAGCTGAGGCTTAACCACTATCGTTTCTCTATCTCATGGCCTCGACTCCTTCCCACTGGCATAAAAT CTGACCATGTAAATGAAAAGGGAATACAGTACTACGATCACCTGATCAACCACCTACTGGAGAACAAAATCACTCCGATTGTTACTTTGTATCACTGGGATCTTCCACAG gtCTTGCAAGAGAAATATGGTGGATGGCAAAATATAAGCATGGTCAATTATTTCAATGAATTTGCTAACCTGTGCTTTGAGAGATTTGGCGACCGAGTCAAGTACTGGATCACTTTCAACAATCCATGG TCTGTAGCTGTTGAAGGTTATGAGACGGGGGAACATGCTCCTGGACTGAGGCTGAGGGGAACGGGAGCATACAGAGCTGCACATCATATCATTAAG GCACATGCTAAAGTTTGGCACACGTATGACACACAGTGGAGGGGGAAGCAAAAag GTCTGGTTGGCATCTCTCTGTCGGGGGAATGGGGAGAACCGGTGGATATCAGCAACCAGAAAGACATTGAAGCAGCTGAGAGATATGTCCAGTTCCACCTGGGATGGTTTGCCACACCGATCTTTCATGGCGACTACCCTCAAGTGATGAAAGACTTCATAG GGAGAAAGAGTGTCCAGCAGGGCCTCGGGACGTCTCGACTGCCCACATTTTCCCCTCAAGAGAAGAGCTACATAAAGGGGACCTGTGACTTCCTTGGCATTGGTCATTTCACCACCCGCTACATCacccaaaaaaacaacccatCGGGCCGTAGCAGCAGCAACTACTTTAGTGACCGTGACCTGGCTGAGCTGGTTGACCCAAGATGGCCTGACCCTGGTTCAGAGTGGCTCTATGCCGTGCCCTGGGGTTTTAGGCGTCTGCTCAATTTTGTCAAG ACTCAGTATGGGAACCCAATGATTTATGTGACTGCAAATGGAGTCTCTGAGAAGATGTTATGCACAGAGCTTTGTGATGAATGGAGGATAGTGTACTACAAAGACTACATCAATGAGATGCTTAAAG CTATCAAAGACGGAGTCAATGTGAAGGGCTACACTGCATGGTCGCTGCTGGACAAATTTGAGTGGGATGAAGGTTTCTCTGAGAGATTTGGCTTGTACTATGTGGActtcaggaacaaaaacaaGCCTCGCTATCCCAAAGCTTCTGTTCAGTTTTACAAACGCATTATCAGCTTCAATGGATTTCCCAATCAAAGAGAG GTTGAAAACTGGAGGCGAAAGGCAGTTGAGACGTGCTCTTCCAGCAATCAGCTTCTAGCTGCAG AGGAACAGCGGAGTACTGCTGCCAATATTCTAAGACTTATACATG ACCCTTTGACCAGCCACATGGAGATGGTGACCGAGATCGTTGTTCCCACTGTGTGCACACTCTCCATTTTGCTCAGTGCCATCTTCCTCATGTTCCTGCTGCGGAGGCGTAACTAG
- the lctlb gene encoding lactase-like protein isoform X3 has translation MLPRCAVGVCHVLMLVLCVSAAEDFDWTKNHHGSFYYGTFPAGFSWGAGGSAYQTEGAWDKDGKGLSIWDVFSHRKGKIQQNDTGDFSCEGYYKVKDDISLMKELRLNHYRFSISWPRLLPTGIKSDHVNEKGIQYYDHLINHLLENKITPIVTLYHWDLPQVLQEKYGGWQNISMVNYFNEFANLCFERFGDRVKYWITFNNPWSVAVEGYETGEHAPGLRLRGTGAYRAAHHIIKAHAKVWHTYDTQWRGKQKGLVGISLSGEWGEPVDISNQKDIEAAERYVQFHLGWFATPIFHGDYPQVMKDFIGRKSVQQGLGTSRLPTFSPQEKSYIKGTCDFLGIGHFTTRYITQKNNPSGRSSSNYFSDRDLAELVDPRWPDPGSEWLYAVPWGFRRLLNFVKTQYGNPMIYVTANGVSEKMLCTELCDEWRIVYYKDYINEMLKAIKDGVNVKGYTAWSLLDKFEWDEGFSERFGLYYVDFRNKNKPRYPKASVQFYKRIISFNGFPNQREVENWRRKAVETCSSSNQLLAAARRKSQEHAEMPKVWPVHDEV, from the exons ATGCTGCCCCGCTGTGCAGTCGGTGTGTGCCATGTGCTTATGTtggtgctgtgtgtgtctgcggcTGAGGACTTCGACTGGACAAAGAACCACCACGGCTCCTTCTATTATGGCACTTTTCCAGCTG gattTTCGTGGGGTGCCGGAGGTTCAGCCTATCAAACAGAAGGAGCCTGGGACAAAGATGGAAAAGGACTGAGCATCTGGGACGTGTTCAGTCATAGGAAAGGCAAGATCCAACAAAATGACACTGGGGATTTCTCCTGTGAGGGCTACTACAAAGTCAAG GATGATATTTCTCTGATGAAGGAGCTGAGGCTTAACCACTATCGTTTCTCTATCTCATGGCCTCGACTCCTTCCCACTGGCATAAAAT CTGACCATGTAAATGAAAAGGGAATACAGTACTACGATCACCTGATCAACCACCTACTGGAGAACAAAATCACTCCGATTGTTACTTTGTATCACTGGGATCTTCCACAG gtCTTGCAAGAGAAATATGGTGGATGGCAAAATATAAGCATGGTCAATTATTTCAATGAATTTGCTAACCTGTGCTTTGAGAGATTTGGCGACCGAGTCAAGTACTGGATCACTTTCAACAATCCATGG TCTGTAGCTGTTGAAGGTTATGAGACGGGGGAACATGCTCCTGGACTGAGGCTGAGGGGAACGGGAGCATACAGAGCTGCACATCATATCATTAAG GCACATGCTAAAGTTTGGCACACGTATGACACACAGTGGAGGGGGAAGCAAAAag GTCTGGTTGGCATCTCTCTGTCGGGGGAATGGGGAGAACCGGTGGATATCAGCAACCAGAAAGACATTGAAGCAGCTGAGAGATATGTCCAGTTCCACCTGGGATGGTTTGCCACACCGATCTTTCATGGCGACTACCCTCAAGTGATGAAAGACTTCATAG GGAGAAAGAGTGTCCAGCAGGGCCTCGGGACGTCTCGACTGCCCACATTTTCCCCTCAAGAGAAGAGCTACATAAAGGGGACCTGTGACTTCCTTGGCATTGGTCATTTCACCACCCGCTACATCacccaaaaaaacaacccatCGGGCCGTAGCAGCAGCAACTACTTTAGTGACCGTGACCTGGCTGAGCTGGTTGACCCAAGATGGCCTGACCCTGGTTCAGAGTGGCTCTATGCCGTGCCCTGGGGTTTTAGGCGTCTGCTCAATTTTGTCAAG ACTCAGTATGGGAACCCAATGATTTATGTGACTGCAAATGGAGTCTCTGAGAAGATGTTATGCACAGAGCTTTGTGATGAATGGAGGATAGTGTACTACAAAGACTACATCAATGAGATGCTTAAAG CTATCAAAGACGGAGTCAATGTGAAGGGCTACACTGCATGGTCGCTGCTGGACAAATTTGAGTGGGATGAAGGTTTCTCTGAGAGATTTGGCTTGTACTATGTGGActtcaggaacaaaaacaaGCCTCGCTATCCCAAAGCTTCTGTTCAGTTTTACAAACGCATTATCAGCTTCAATGGATTTCCCAATCAAAGAGAG GTTGAAAACTGGAGGCGAAAGGCAGTTGAGACGTGCTCTTCCAGCAATCAGCTTCTAGCTGCAG CTAGAAGAAAATCCCAGGAACATGCAGAAATGCCAAAGGTTTGGCCTGTGCATGATGAAGTTTAG